The DNA sequence AAGCCTTTGAGGCCATTTTTTCCTGCTGCGCCGGCATTCCCACAACTTAGTTTTTTTATGACAACGACGACGATACACTTCAACGGTGTGGCGCTGGTTACGGCTGCGTCTACGCTCGAAGCCCTACTCCGTCAGCAGCACTTGACCGACAAGCGGGGCATCGCCGTGGCGCTCAATGAGCAGGTCATCCCCAAAAAGGACTGGCCACACACGCCCCTACCTCCCAATGCCGAGGTCTTGGTCATTACGGCCACACAGGGCGGCTGATACTTCTCTCCCCCACGCTTTCCAGTTTTCCTGATGCAAGCCCCCTTGAAAAGGCGCAGGGTAAGCCCCACAAAACCGTCTATCTCCTACAAAGCTTCCTCAAACCCACTATTTTTCAGACTTATGGCCAAACACGAACACATCCCCACCCAAGCTTCGCGCATTACGCGGGAGCCTTTTCCGGCCTCGCAGAAGGTCTATGTGCCCGGCACATTGCACCCAAACATCCGCGTAGCGATGCGTCAGATAAGCCAAACGGCTTCGAAGCCCATCTTTGCCGAAGGGGCGTTGCAGCAGTCCGAAAATCCGCCCATTACCGTTTATGACACCTCGGGGCCCTATACCGACCCTGCCGTAGCCATCGATGTGCGCAAGGGGCTGCCCAAGTTGCGCCAACAGTGGATTATGGACAGGGCCGATGTAGCCGCATTGCCACAAATCAGCTCTAGCTATGGGCAGCAGCGCCTCCACGACCGCAGCCTCGACCACCTCCGCTTTGAGCACCTACAGCAGCCCCTACGCGCCAAGGCTGGCCACAACGTTACGCAGCTGCACTACGCCCGCAAGGGCATCATCACGCCCGAGATGGAGTACATCGCCATTCGCGAAAACCAACGGCTGGAGGCACAACAGGCCATCGCTCCACAGCACCCCGGCCAAAGCTTCGGTGCCAACACTCCACCCCTGATTACACCGGAGTTTGTACGGCAGGAGGTCGCCGCCGGACGAGCCATCATCCCGGCCAATATCAATCACCCCGAGAGCGAGCCGATGATAATCGGGCGCAATTTCTTGGTTAAAATCAACGCCAACATCGGCAACTCTGCCGTCAGCTCTACCATCGAAGAGGAGGTAGAGAAGATGGTCTGGGCTACCCGCTGGGGCGCTGATACGGTGATGGACCTGTCTACGGGCAAGAATATCCACGAAACCCGCGAGTGGATTATCCGCAACTCCCCTGTGCCCATCGGTACAGTGCCCATTTACCAAGCCCTCGAAAAGGTAGGCGGCAAGGCCGAAGCGCTGACCTGGGAGCTATTCCGCGATACGCTCATTGAGCAGGCCGAGCAGGGAGTCGATTATTTTACCATCCACGCCGGCGTGTTGTTGCGCTATATCCCCCTCACGGCCAAGCGCGTAACGGGTATTGTCTCTCGCGGCGGGTCTATTATGGCCAAATGGTGTCTAGCACACCACCGCGAAAACTTCCTCTATACCCATTTTGAGGAGATTTGTGAGATTATGAAGGCCTACGACGTGTCCTTCTCCCTTGGCGACGGCCTGCGCCCCGGCTCCATCGCCGATGCCAACGAT is a window from the Eisenibacter elegans DSM 3317 genome containing:
- the thiS gene encoding sulfur carrier protein ThiS — its product is MTTTTIHFNGVALVTAASTLEALLRQQHLTDKRGIAVALNEQVIPKKDWPHTPLPPNAEVLVITATQGG
- the thiC gene encoding phosphomethylpyrimidine synthase ThiC; translation: MAKHEHIPTQASRITREPFPASQKVYVPGTLHPNIRVAMRQISQTASKPIFAEGALQQSENPPITVYDTSGPYTDPAVAIDVRKGLPKLRQQWIMDRADVAALPQISSSYGQQRLHDRSLDHLRFEHLQQPLRAKAGHNVTQLHYARKGIITPEMEYIAIRENQRLEAQQAIAPQHPGQSFGANTPPLITPEFVRQEVAAGRAIIPANINHPESEPMIIGRNFLVKINANIGNSAVSSTIEEEVEKMVWATRWGADTVMDLSTGKNIHETREWIIRNSPVPIGTVPIYQALEKVGGKAEALTWELFRDTLIEQAEQGVDYFTIHAGVLLRYIPLTAKRVTGIVSRGGSIMAKWCLAHHRENFLYTHFEEICEIMKAYDVSFSLGDGLRPGSIADANDAAQFAELETLGELTKIAWQHDVQVMVEGPGHVPMHLIKVNMDKQLQSCGEAPFYTLGPLTTDIAPGYDHITSGIGAAMIGWYGCAMLCYVTPKEHLGLPNRDDVKTGVITYKLAAHAADLAKGHPGAQYRDDALSKARFEFRWEDQFNLSLDPDTAREFHDETLPADNAKVAHFCSMCGPNFCSMRITQDLREYAKAQGLTAAEALSKGMADKAREFVEKGTQIYLDPQDL